One segment of Falco peregrinus isolate bFalPer1 chromosome 4, bFalPer1.pri, whole genome shotgun sequence DNA contains the following:
- the RWDD2B gene encoding RWD domain-containing protein 2B isoform X2, with the protein MGVGETTAMTNREAAEMQISELDLLSSMFPYEEEFAVTDQLAVAELKHYVENESAEMPSSKVQFTLNVKPEVSNASMVEFSMACALPFKYPTVLPEITVRSSLLSRSQQIHLNSDLKMYLMQNCSGEPCMLSAREWVKDHAAAYIDKELSSSSSATSNATQPDVITFTRLWIYSHHIYNKQKRKNIIDWAKELSLSGFCMPGKPGVVCVEGLQSSCEEFWSRVRRLTWKRILIRHREDVSLEGGGHAEIQKQRKFSTLEEKCFDAHGARGNHMDLGQLYHFLEERGCADIFQTYFGVEGH; encoded by the exons ATGGGCGTCGGT GAAACAACAGCAATGACTAACCGAGAAGCAGCCGAGATGCAAATTTCAGAATTAGATTTACTCTCCAGCATGTTTCCATATGAGGAAGAGTTCGCTGTGACCGACCAGCTGGCAGTAGCAGAACTAAAACACTACGTTGAAAATGAGTCTGCAGAGATGCCATCTTCAAAGGTTCAGTTTACACTGAACGTAAAGCCAGAGGTCTCTAATGCCTCTATG GTGGAATTCTCCATGGCCTGTGCATTACCGTTTAAATATCCAACTGTTCTACCAGAAATTACTGTGAG gtcaTCATTATTAAGCCGCTCTCAGCAGATTCACCTGAACTCTGatctaaaaatgtatttgatgcAAAACTGCAGTGGTGAGCCCTGCATGTTGAGTGCAAGGGAATGGGTTAAAGACCATGCAGCTGCTTACATTGACAAAGAGCTTTCATCTTCCTCATCGGCAACATCAAACGCCACGCAGCCAGATGTAATCACATTCACTCGATTGTGGATCTATAGTCATCATATTtacaacaagcaaaaaagaaaaaatataattgactGGGCCAAGGAGCTCTCTCTGTCAGGGTTTTGCATGCCAGGGAAACCAGGTGTTGTTTGTGTAGAAGGTCTACAAAGCAGTTGTGAAGAGTTCTGGTCACG AGTAAGAAGATTGACGTGGAAAAGAATTCTTATTCGGCACAGAGAAGATGTTTCTTTGGAAGGTGGAGGACATGCTGAGattcagaaacaaagaaagttctccactttggaagaaaaatgttttgatgcaCATGGTGCCAGGGGAAATCATATGGATTTGGGGCAGCTGTATCATTTCTTAGAAGAAAGAGGATgtgctgacatttttcaaacGTACTTTGGGGTTGAAGGGCATTGA
- the RWDD2B gene encoding RWD domain-containing protein 2B isoform X1, translating to MAPTRETTAMTNREAAEMQISELDLLSSMFPYEEEFAVTDQLAVAELKHYVENESAEMPSSKVQFTLNVKPEVSNASMVEFSMACALPFKYPTVLPEITVRSSLLSRSQQIHLNSDLKMYLMQNCSGEPCMLSAREWVKDHAAAYIDKELSSSSSATSNATQPDVITFTRLWIYSHHIYNKQKRKNIIDWAKELSLSGFCMPGKPGVVCVEGLQSSCEEFWSRVRRLTWKRILIRHREDVSLEGGGHAEIQKQRKFSTLEEKCFDAHGARGNHMDLGQLYHFLEERGCADIFQTYFGVEGH from the exons ATGGCTCCGACCCGG GAAACAACAGCAATGACTAACCGAGAAGCAGCCGAGATGCAAATTTCAGAATTAGATTTACTCTCCAGCATGTTTCCATATGAGGAAGAGTTCGCTGTGACCGACCAGCTGGCAGTAGCAGAACTAAAACACTACGTTGAAAATGAGTCTGCAGAGATGCCATCTTCAAAGGTTCAGTTTACACTGAACGTAAAGCCAGAGGTCTCTAATGCCTCTATG GTGGAATTCTCCATGGCCTGTGCATTACCGTTTAAATATCCAACTGTTCTACCAGAAATTACTGTGAG gtcaTCATTATTAAGCCGCTCTCAGCAGATTCACCTGAACTCTGatctaaaaatgtatttgatgcAAAACTGCAGTGGTGAGCCCTGCATGTTGAGTGCAAGGGAATGGGTTAAAGACCATGCAGCTGCTTACATTGACAAAGAGCTTTCATCTTCCTCATCGGCAACATCAAACGCCACGCAGCCAGATGTAATCACATTCACTCGATTGTGGATCTATAGTCATCATATTtacaacaagcaaaaaagaaaaaatataattgactGGGCCAAGGAGCTCTCTCTGTCAGGGTTTTGCATGCCAGGGAAACCAGGTGTTGTTTGTGTAGAAGGTCTACAAAGCAGTTGTGAAGAGTTCTGGTCACG AGTAAGAAGATTGACGTGGAAAAGAATTCTTATTCGGCACAGAGAAGATGTTTCTTTGGAAGGTGGAGGACATGCTGAGattcagaaacaaagaaagttctccactttggaagaaaaatgttttgatgcaCATGGTGCCAGGGGAAATCATATGGATTTGGGGCAGCTGTATCATTTCTTAGAAGAAAGAGGATgtgctgacatttttcaaacGTACTTTGGGGTTGAAGGGCATTGA
- the RWDD2B gene encoding RWD domain-containing protein 2B isoform X3 yields the protein MTNREAAEMQISELDLLSSMFPYEEEFAVTDQLAVAELKHYVENESAEMPSSKVQFTLNVKPEVSNASMVEFSMACALPFKYPTVLPEITVRSSLLSRSQQIHLNSDLKMYLMQNCSGEPCMLSAREWVKDHAAAYIDKELSSSSSATSNATQPDVITFTRLWIYSHHIYNKQKRKNIIDWAKELSLSGFCMPGKPGVVCVEGLQSSCEEFWSRVRRLTWKRILIRHREDVSLEGGGHAEIQKQRKFSTLEEKCFDAHGARGNHMDLGQLYHFLEERGCADIFQTYFGVEGH from the exons ATGACTAACCGAGAAGCAGCCGAGATGCAAATTTCAGAATTAGATTTACTCTCCAGCATGTTTCCATATGAGGAAGAGTTCGCTGTGACCGACCAGCTGGCAGTAGCAGAACTAAAACACTACGTTGAAAATGAGTCTGCAGAGATGCCATCTTCAAAGGTTCAGTTTACACTGAACGTAAAGCCAGAGGTCTCTAATGCCTCTATG GTGGAATTCTCCATGGCCTGTGCATTACCGTTTAAATATCCAACTGTTCTACCAGAAATTACTGTGAG gtcaTCATTATTAAGCCGCTCTCAGCAGATTCACCTGAACTCTGatctaaaaatgtatttgatgcAAAACTGCAGTGGTGAGCCCTGCATGTTGAGTGCAAGGGAATGGGTTAAAGACCATGCAGCTGCTTACATTGACAAAGAGCTTTCATCTTCCTCATCGGCAACATCAAACGCCACGCAGCCAGATGTAATCACATTCACTCGATTGTGGATCTATAGTCATCATATTtacaacaagcaaaaaagaaaaaatataattgactGGGCCAAGGAGCTCTCTCTGTCAGGGTTTTGCATGCCAGGGAAACCAGGTGTTGTTTGTGTAGAAGGTCTACAAAGCAGTTGTGAAGAGTTCTGGTCACG AGTAAGAAGATTGACGTGGAAAAGAATTCTTATTCGGCACAGAGAAGATGTTTCTTTGGAAGGTGGAGGACATGCTGAGattcagaaacaaagaaagttctccactttggaagaaaaatgttttgatgcaCATGGTGCCAGGGGAAATCATATGGATTTGGGGCAGCTGTATCATTTCTTAGAAGAAAGAGGATgtgctgacatttttcaaacGTACTTTGGGGTTGAAGGGCATTGA
- the USP16 gene encoding ubiquitin carboxyl-terminal hydrolase 16 isoform X1, with the protein MGKKRTKGKTAQSDESLDTLEPVCKHIRKGLEQGHLKKALLNVEWHVCQDCKADNKRQEKSEEEADRSPSIWLCLKCGHRGCGRNSQEQHALKHYATPRSDPHCLVLSLDNWSVWCYICDNEVPYNTSTRLGQTVDYVRKQVCIDSSRTVEKQQENKGFENKKVEKDSKNEQEKEVSLKEENSHSSTNAEVAVKGLSNLGNTCFFNAVMQNLSQTPVLRELLKEAKMPGTTVKIESPELSMEPQLIKLDQPGPLTLAMYQFLTEMQETKKGVVTPKELFAQVCKKATRFKGYQQQDSHELLRYLLDGMRAEEIQQVSVGILKAVTDSNKQNEEELKKKIKEYEKKRGIQSFVDRIFGGELTSTIMCEECRTVSLVHESFLDLSLPILDDQKVKITNERNLKKPKDNKSEDEENKNNDCYLKQRDEPPGTSKHLQKKAKKQAKKQAKSQRRQQKLQGKVLHFTDICATEQSEKDVEYNQESEVEINSETCDMKQEEEWSDYCKDHCLTQKDLSIQGDNTEVQSMHENTGKTEQGCVEKEFFMDLPMEGSDSPVKVVNGLDNLSLKDEDDENEDEEELATDFSKLHLGASAESDTSTLDDLQTVPVKTCEVSTEDPETAFCTLANREDLNPEEGSIHHCLYQFTRNEKLTETNKLLCDVCTQRHYGPKKNTKSEKKYIYTNAKKQMLISLAPPILTLHLKRFQQAGFNLQKVNRHIKFPEVIDLAPFCTAKCKNVAEGNTKVLYSLYGVVEHSGTMRSGHYTAYAKMRNMNNHLSDLVLRGQSPEALETEPVKGQWFHISDTHVQAVSASKVLSSQAYLLFYERLL; encoded by the exons ATGGGAAAGAAACGCACCAAAGGCAAAACTGCACAGTCTGATGAGTCTTTGGATACGCTGG aacCTGTGTGCAAGCATATTCGTAAAGGATTGGAGCAAGGTCATCTGAAAAAGGCACTACTGAACGTGGAGTGGCATGTTTGTCAGGACTGCAAGGCAGACAATAAGAGACAAGAGAAATCTGAGGAGGAGGCTGATAGAAGCCCTTCGATATGGTTATGTCTAAAATGTGGCCATAGG GGCTGTGGCAGAAATTCTCAAGAACAGCATGCTTTAAAGCATTATGCAACGCCAAGATCAGATCCCCATTGTTTGGTTCTCAGTCTGGACAACTGGAGTGTGTG GTGCTACATATGTGATAATGAAGTTCCCTATAATACTTCAACCCGGTTGGGGCAGACTGTGGATTATGTTAGAAAACAAGTTTGTATTGATTCATCACGTACAG tagaaaaacAACAAGAGAACAAaggatttgaaaataaaaaagtagaaaaagacagcaaaaatgaacaagaaaaagaagtctcACTTAAAGAAGAGAATTCTCATTCAAGTACTAACGCAGAAGTGGCTGTGAAAGGACTTAGTAACTTGGGGAATACGTGTTTCTTTAATGCAGTGATGCAG AATTTATCCCAAACTCCAGTCCTGAGGGAGCTGCTTAAAGAAGCTAAAATGCCTGGCACAACAGTTAAAATAGAGTCACCTGAGTTATCCATG gAACCTCAGCTGATAAAACTAGATCAGCCAGGTCCTTTGACATTAGCCATGTATCAGTTCCTGACAGAAATGCAAGAGACAAAAAAAGGGGTAGTCACTCCTAAGGAACTTTTTGCTCAGGTTTGTAAAAA AGCAACACGATTTAAAGGTTATCAGCAGCAAGACAGTCATGAATTGCTTCGTTACTTGCTTGATGGAATGAGAGCAGAAGAAATCCAA caaGTAAGTGTTGGAATACTGAAGGCAGTGACTGACTctaacaaacaaaatgaagaagaacttaaaaaaaaaattaaag aatatgaaaagaaaaggggaataCAAAGTTTTGTGGATCGAATATTTGGTGGCGAATTAACCAGTACAATTATGTGCGAAGAATGCAGAACC GTATCCTTGGTCCATGAATCTTTCCTTGATTTGTCGCTTCCCATACTAGATGATCAG aaagtaaaaattacaaatgagagaaatcttaaaaaacccaaagacaaTAAATCTGAAGatgaagagaataaaaataatgactGTTATCTTAAGCAGAGAGATGAGCCCCCTGGTACAAGTAAGCACCTTCAGAAAAAAGCGAAGAAACAGGCCAAAAAACAAGCCAAG AGCCAGCGCCGCCAGCAAAAACTTCAAGGAAAGGTGCTTCACTTCACAGATATCTGTGCAACTGAACAGTCAGAAAAAGATGTTGAGTATAACCAAGAATCAGAGGTGGAAATTAACTCTGAAACTTGTGATATGAAGCAAGAAGAGGAATGGTCAGATTATTGCAAAGATCACTGCTTAACTCAAAAAGATTTGAGTATACAGGGAGATAATACAGAAGTTCAGAGCATGcatgaaaatacaggaaagacaGAACAAGGATGTGTAGAAAAGGAGTTTTTCATGGATCTCCCTATGGAAGGCTCAGATTCACCTGTAAAGGTTGTCAATGGCCTTGACAACCTGTCTCTGAAAGACGAGGATGATGAAAATGAAGATGAGGAAGAGCTTGCTACTGACTTCTCAAAACTACACTTGGGTGCCAGCGCTGAATCTGATACAAGTACCTTAGATGACCTTCAAACTGTTCCCGTCAAGACATGTGAAGTATCGACTGAAGATCCAGAAACAGCGTTTTGTACTCTTGCGAACAGGGAAGATCTGAACCCAGAAGAAGGTTCAATCCATCACTGTTTGTATCAGTTTACCCGTAATGAAAAACTTACTGAGACCAATAAACTACTCTGTGATGTATGTACACAAAGACATTATGGACcaaagaagaacacaaaaa gtgAAAAGAAGTACATTTATACTAATGCCAAAAAGCAGATGCTAATCTCTCTTGCTCCTCCAATTTTAACTCTTCACTTAAAGAGGTTTCAACAG GCTGGATTTAATCTACAGAAGGTTAACAGGCACATCAAGTTTCCAGAAGTGATAGACTTGGCTCCTTTCTGTACAGCTAAATGTAAA AATGTGGCTGAAGGGAATACAAAAGTACTGTACTCTCTCTATGGAGTTGTTGAACACAGTGGGACAATGAGGTCTGGGCACTACACTGCGTATGCCAAAATGAGAAATATGAACAACCATCTCTCTGACCTTGTCCTTCGAGGACAGTCTCCTGAAG CTTTAGAAACGGAACCAGTAAAAGGGCAGTGGTTCCACATCAGTGATACCCATGTACAAGCTGTGTCTGCATCGAAAGTGCTGAGCTCACAAGCCTATCTGCTGTTCTATGAGCGACTCCTGTAA
- the USP16 gene encoding ubiquitin carboxyl-terminal hydrolase 16 isoform X3: protein MGKKRTKGKTAQSDESLDTLEPVCKHIRKGLEQGHLKKALLNVEWHVCQDCKADNKRQEKSEEEADRSPSIWLCLKCGHRGCGRNSQEQHALKHYATPRSDPHCLVLSLDNWSVWCYICDNEVPYNTSTRLGQTVDYVRKQVCIDSSRTVEKQQENKGFENKKVEKDSKNEQEKEVSLKEENSHSSTNAEVAVKGLSNLGNTCFFNAVMQNLSQTPVLRELLKEAKMPGTTVKIESPELSMEPQLIKLDQPGPLTLAMYQFLTEMQETKKGVVTPKELFAQVCKKATRFKGYQQQDSHELLRYLLDGMRAEEIQQVSVGILKAVTDSNKQNEEELKKKIKEYEKKRGIQSFVDRIFGGELTSTIMCEECRTVSLVHESFLDLSLPILDDQKVKITNERNLKKPKDNKSEDEENKNNDCYLKQRDEPPGTSKHLQKKAKKQAKKQAKSQRRQQKLQGKVLHFTDICATEQSEKDVEYNQESEVEINSETCDMKQEEEWSDYCKDHCLTQKDLSIQGDNTEVQSMHENTGKTEQGCVEKEFFMDLPMEGSDSPVKVVNGLDNLSLKDEDDENEDEEELATDFSKLHLGASAESDTSTLDDLQTVPVKTCEVSTEDPETAFCTLANREDLNPEEGSIHHCLYQFTRNEKLTETNKLLCDVCTQRHYGPKKNTKSEKKYIYTNAKKQMLISLAPPILTLHLKRFQQFDARRLFE from the exons ATGGGAAAGAAACGCACCAAAGGCAAAACTGCACAGTCTGATGAGTCTTTGGATACGCTGG aacCTGTGTGCAAGCATATTCGTAAAGGATTGGAGCAAGGTCATCTGAAAAAGGCACTACTGAACGTGGAGTGGCATGTTTGTCAGGACTGCAAGGCAGACAATAAGAGACAAGAGAAATCTGAGGAGGAGGCTGATAGAAGCCCTTCGATATGGTTATGTCTAAAATGTGGCCATAGG GGCTGTGGCAGAAATTCTCAAGAACAGCATGCTTTAAAGCATTATGCAACGCCAAGATCAGATCCCCATTGTTTGGTTCTCAGTCTGGACAACTGGAGTGTGTG GTGCTACATATGTGATAATGAAGTTCCCTATAATACTTCAACCCGGTTGGGGCAGACTGTGGATTATGTTAGAAAACAAGTTTGTATTGATTCATCACGTACAG tagaaaaacAACAAGAGAACAAaggatttgaaaataaaaaagtagaaaaagacagcaaaaatgaacaagaaaaagaagtctcACTTAAAGAAGAGAATTCTCATTCAAGTACTAACGCAGAAGTGGCTGTGAAAGGACTTAGTAACTTGGGGAATACGTGTTTCTTTAATGCAGTGATGCAG AATTTATCCCAAACTCCAGTCCTGAGGGAGCTGCTTAAAGAAGCTAAAATGCCTGGCACAACAGTTAAAATAGAGTCACCTGAGTTATCCATG gAACCTCAGCTGATAAAACTAGATCAGCCAGGTCCTTTGACATTAGCCATGTATCAGTTCCTGACAGAAATGCAAGAGACAAAAAAAGGGGTAGTCACTCCTAAGGAACTTTTTGCTCAGGTTTGTAAAAA AGCAACACGATTTAAAGGTTATCAGCAGCAAGACAGTCATGAATTGCTTCGTTACTTGCTTGATGGAATGAGAGCAGAAGAAATCCAA caaGTAAGTGTTGGAATACTGAAGGCAGTGACTGACTctaacaaacaaaatgaagaagaacttaaaaaaaaaattaaag aatatgaaaagaaaaggggaataCAAAGTTTTGTGGATCGAATATTTGGTGGCGAATTAACCAGTACAATTATGTGCGAAGAATGCAGAACC GTATCCTTGGTCCATGAATCTTTCCTTGATTTGTCGCTTCCCATACTAGATGATCAG aaagtaaaaattacaaatgagagaaatcttaaaaaacccaaagacaaTAAATCTGAAGatgaagagaataaaaataatgactGTTATCTTAAGCAGAGAGATGAGCCCCCTGGTACAAGTAAGCACCTTCAGAAAAAAGCGAAGAAACAGGCCAAAAAACAAGCCAAG AGCCAGCGCCGCCAGCAAAAACTTCAAGGAAAGGTGCTTCACTTCACAGATATCTGTGCAACTGAACAGTCAGAAAAAGATGTTGAGTATAACCAAGAATCAGAGGTGGAAATTAACTCTGAAACTTGTGATATGAAGCAAGAAGAGGAATGGTCAGATTATTGCAAAGATCACTGCTTAACTCAAAAAGATTTGAGTATACAGGGAGATAATACAGAAGTTCAGAGCATGcatgaaaatacaggaaagacaGAACAAGGATGTGTAGAAAAGGAGTTTTTCATGGATCTCCCTATGGAAGGCTCAGATTCACCTGTAAAGGTTGTCAATGGCCTTGACAACCTGTCTCTGAAAGACGAGGATGATGAAAATGAAGATGAGGAAGAGCTTGCTACTGACTTCTCAAAACTACACTTGGGTGCCAGCGCTGAATCTGATACAAGTACCTTAGATGACCTTCAAACTGTTCCCGTCAAGACATGTGAAGTATCGACTGAAGATCCAGAAACAGCGTTTTGTACTCTTGCGAACAGGGAAGATCTGAACCCAGAAGAAGGTTCAATCCATCACTGTTTGTATCAGTTTACCCGTAATGAAAAACTTACTGAGACCAATAAACTACTCTGTGATGTATGTACACAAAGACATTATGGACcaaagaagaacacaaaaa gtgAAAAGAAGTACATTTATACTAATGCCAAAAAGCAGATGCTAATCTCTCTTGCTCCTCCAATTTTAACTCTTCACTTAAAGAGGTTTCAACAG tttgatGCTAGAAGATTATTTGAATAA
- the USP16 gene encoding ubiquitin carboxyl-terminal hydrolase 16 isoform X2, with protein MGKKRTKGKTAQSDESLDTLEPVCKHIRKGLEQGHLKKALLNVEWHVCQDCKADNKRQEKSEEEADRSPSIWLCLKCGHRGCGRNSQEQHALKHYATPRSDPHCLVLSLDNWSVWCYICDNEVPYNTSTRLGQTVDYVRKQVCIDSSRTEKQQENKGFENKKVEKDSKNEQEKEVSLKEENSHSSTNAEVAVKGLSNLGNTCFFNAVMQNLSQTPVLRELLKEAKMPGTTVKIESPELSMEPQLIKLDQPGPLTLAMYQFLTEMQETKKGVVTPKELFAQVCKKATRFKGYQQQDSHELLRYLLDGMRAEEIQQVSVGILKAVTDSNKQNEEELKKKIKEYEKKRGIQSFVDRIFGGELTSTIMCEECRTVSLVHESFLDLSLPILDDQKVKITNERNLKKPKDNKSEDEENKNNDCYLKQRDEPPGTSKHLQKKAKKQAKKQAKSQRRQQKLQGKVLHFTDICATEQSEKDVEYNQESEVEINSETCDMKQEEEWSDYCKDHCLTQKDLSIQGDNTEVQSMHENTGKTEQGCVEKEFFMDLPMEGSDSPVKVVNGLDNLSLKDEDDENEDEEELATDFSKLHLGASAESDTSTLDDLQTVPVKTCEVSTEDPETAFCTLANREDLNPEEGSIHHCLYQFTRNEKLTETNKLLCDVCTQRHYGPKKNTKSEKKYIYTNAKKQMLISLAPPILTLHLKRFQQAGFNLQKVNRHIKFPEVIDLAPFCTAKCKNVAEGNTKVLYSLYGVVEHSGTMRSGHYTAYAKMRNMNNHLSDLVLRGQSPEALETEPVKGQWFHISDTHVQAVSASKVLSSQAYLLFYERLL; from the exons ATGGGAAAGAAACGCACCAAAGGCAAAACTGCACAGTCTGATGAGTCTTTGGATACGCTGG aacCTGTGTGCAAGCATATTCGTAAAGGATTGGAGCAAGGTCATCTGAAAAAGGCACTACTGAACGTGGAGTGGCATGTTTGTCAGGACTGCAAGGCAGACAATAAGAGACAAGAGAAATCTGAGGAGGAGGCTGATAGAAGCCCTTCGATATGGTTATGTCTAAAATGTGGCCATAGG GGCTGTGGCAGAAATTCTCAAGAACAGCATGCTTTAAAGCATTATGCAACGCCAAGATCAGATCCCCATTGTTTGGTTCTCAGTCTGGACAACTGGAGTGTGTG GTGCTACATATGTGATAATGAAGTTCCCTATAATACTTCAACCCGGTTGGGGCAGACTGTGGATTATGTTAGAAAACAAGTTTGTATTGATTCATCACGTACAG aaaaacAACAAGAGAACAAaggatttgaaaataaaaaagtagaaaaagacagcaaaaatgaacaagaaaaagaagtctcACTTAAAGAAGAGAATTCTCATTCAAGTACTAACGCAGAAGTGGCTGTGAAAGGACTTAGTAACTTGGGGAATACGTGTTTCTTTAATGCAGTGATGCAG AATTTATCCCAAACTCCAGTCCTGAGGGAGCTGCTTAAAGAAGCTAAAATGCCTGGCACAACAGTTAAAATAGAGTCACCTGAGTTATCCATG gAACCTCAGCTGATAAAACTAGATCAGCCAGGTCCTTTGACATTAGCCATGTATCAGTTCCTGACAGAAATGCAAGAGACAAAAAAAGGGGTAGTCACTCCTAAGGAACTTTTTGCTCAGGTTTGTAAAAA AGCAACACGATTTAAAGGTTATCAGCAGCAAGACAGTCATGAATTGCTTCGTTACTTGCTTGATGGAATGAGAGCAGAAGAAATCCAA caaGTAAGTGTTGGAATACTGAAGGCAGTGACTGACTctaacaaacaaaatgaagaagaacttaaaaaaaaaattaaag aatatgaaaagaaaaggggaataCAAAGTTTTGTGGATCGAATATTTGGTGGCGAATTAACCAGTACAATTATGTGCGAAGAATGCAGAACC GTATCCTTGGTCCATGAATCTTTCCTTGATTTGTCGCTTCCCATACTAGATGATCAG aaagtaaaaattacaaatgagagaaatcttaaaaaacccaaagacaaTAAATCTGAAGatgaagagaataaaaataatgactGTTATCTTAAGCAGAGAGATGAGCCCCCTGGTACAAGTAAGCACCTTCAGAAAAAAGCGAAGAAACAGGCCAAAAAACAAGCCAAG AGCCAGCGCCGCCAGCAAAAACTTCAAGGAAAGGTGCTTCACTTCACAGATATCTGTGCAACTGAACAGTCAGAAAAAGATGTTGAGTATAACCAAGAATCAGAGGTGGAAATTAACTCTGAAACTTGTGATATGAAGCAAGAAGAGGAATGGTCAGATTATTGCAAAGATCACTGCTTAACTCAAAAAGATTTGAGTATACAGGGAGATAATACAGAAGTTCAGAGCATGcatgaaaatacaggaaagacaGAACAAGGATGTGTAGAAAAGGAGTTTTTCATGGATCTCCCTATGGAAGGCTCAGATTCACCTGTAAAGGTTGTCAATGGCCTTGACAACCTGTCTCTGAAAGACGAGGATGATGAAAATGAAGATGAGGAAGAGCTTGCTACTGACTTCTCAAAACTACACTTGGGTGCCAGCGCTGAATCTGATACAAGTACCTTAGATGACCTTCAAACTGTTCCCGTCAAGACATGTGAAGTATCGACTGAAGATCCAGAAACAGCGTTTTGTACTCTTGCGAACAGGGAAGATCTGAACCCAGAAGAAGGTTCAATCCATCACTGTTTGTATCAGTTTACCCGTAATGAAAAACTTACTGAGACCAATAAACTACTCTGTGATGTATGTACACAAAGACATTATGGACcaaagaagaacacaaaaa gtgAAAAGAAGTACATTTATACTAATGCCAAAAAGCAGATGCTAATCTCTCTTGCTCCTCCAATTTTAACTCTTCACTTAAAGAGGTTTCAACAG GCTGGATTTAATCTACAGAAGGTTAACAGGCACATCAAGTTTCCAGAAGTGATAGACTTGGCTCCTTTCTGTACAGCTAAATGTAAA AATGTGGCTGAAGGGAATACAAAAGTACTGTACTCTCTCTATGGAGTTGTTGAACACAGTGGGACAATGAGGTCTGGGCACTACACTGCGTATGCCAAAATGAGAAATATGAACAACCATCTCTCTGACCTTGTCCTTCGAGGACAGTCTCCTGAAG CTTTAGAAACGGAACCAGTAAAAGGGCAGTGGTTCCACATCAGTGATACCCATGTACAAGCTGTGTCTGCATCGAAAGTGCTGAGCTCACAAGCCTATCTGCTGTTCTATGAGCGACTCCTGTAA